One window of Candidatus Nitrospira kreftii genomic DNA carries:
- a CDS encoding putative Monoheme cytochrome c has protein sequence MKALMSLGALIGVAGLLILGGMIFDVVPSTTVRLVEGYMPMQVLFELACFVAGFAGLSYTMSAVGMPISRFWQGIGFVAFVLLYLKYRIYPPIPFSVRAMYGTVTIVAVFMWLSANEEDWRKFKQPIMNVLDAQTGMNKFLRYAYLFFLPILIGGFSFNAMMPKSEEPIELRTVHPAPPASTKVHGKTYTLQTSQNPYRVNAEGKYDQEYTNANIVEQGMGRLMKPNANPWDEKNQGYLKYVREGGEIFFQNCHFCHGDNLNGRGLHAFAFNPIPANFTDPGTIAQLQETFIFWRVAKGGIGLPNEGFPWASVMPPWEQHLTVDEIWKVILFEYWHTGYYPRTWD, from the coding sequence ATGAAAGCGTTGATGTCACTGGGTGCATTAATTGGTGTCGCAGGATTGCTCATTTTGGGTGGAATGATTTTCGATGTTGTTCCATCCACTACTGTACGGTTAGTAGAAGGCTATATGCCCATGCAGGTACTTTTTGAGCTTGCATGCTTCGTTGCTGGATTTGCAGGATTAAGCTATACAATGAGCGCGGTAGGTATGCCAATTTCTCGTTTTTGGCAGGGAATCGGGTTTGTGGCGTTCGTCCTGCTTTATCTCAAATACCGCATCTATCCGCCAATTCCGTTCAGCGTCCGTGCCATGTATGGGACTGTGACTATCGTGGCTGTGTTCATGTGGCTTTCAGCCAATGAAGAAGACTGGAGAAAATTCAAACAGCCCATCATGAACGTGCTTGATGCGCAGACTGGCATGAATAAATTTTTGCGGTACGCGTATCTTTTCTTCTTGCCGATCCTGATTGGGGGGTTTTCATTCAACGCGATGATGCCGAAATCTGAAGAGCCGATCGAGTTAAGAACCGTTCATCCGGCACCACCAGCGAGCACAAAAGTCCATGGTAAAACCTATACGTTGCAAACCTCACAGAATCCGTATCGTGTAAATGCCGAGGGGAAATACGATCAAGAATATACAAACGCCAATATCGTGGAACAGGGCATGGGGCGCTTAATGAAACCTAATGCTAATCCATGGGATGAAAAGAACCAAGGGTATCTGAAGTATGTAAGAGAGGGCGGTGAGATCTTCTTTCAGAATTGCCATTTCTGCCATGGAGATAACTTAAATGGGCGAGGCTTGCATGCGTTTGCCTTCAACCCAATTCCTGCCAATTTTACTGATCCCGGCACAATTGCACAGCTTCAAGAAACCTTCATCTTCTGGCGCGTTGCAAAGGGTGGTATTGGATTACCTAACGAGGGATTCCCTTGGGCCTCAGTCATGCCTCCCTGGGAACAACATTTGACCGTTGATGAAATTTGGAAAGTGATTTTGTTCGAATACTGGCACACTGGCTATTACCCGCGGACCTGGGATTAA
- a CDS encoding putative Nitrite oxidoreductase, cytochrome c containing membrane subunit gives MMESVTYKAGFMTAAAFGLILGASFGSTVVSAQGMPEGFKKGDLAPPPSAEMIEAGKRVYFTKCVWCHGVDGAGDGPGADRLWPRPRNFNQGTFKIRHTASGELPLFDAKKPVDGQNDLFETVTHGLPGSAMPPWEGILTEEQRLQVLSFVTTELVKDRKFTDKESETQTILNLGELNPKQATEESIKRGAELVVEKKCVECHGMEGRGDGNAFNLKDDWGFSIQPADWHKCWNFRGSRQDPYNVRNIFRTFSTGVNGTPMPSFADNTSVDERWDIANFVNSLCERDPLGKPLPIDPLTDKPKINFVIPSDPVEGEIPTDIAAEAWEKAPKRYVAMGGQITHKPRNFVNRIDDIWVRSLYNDQHIVYLIEWDDRTKSVAEEKLPWAPTEVNIDVKEQDPKTGEEGSIAAHQNNYTVYNDAIAIQTAVKWKELPAPIKPRYLFGTNDQFPVDIVKWEADGSLRAFLGTGWDQDFQERDNYEETMKLLMAEWKNGRWYVMIQRPVGNKKDQDYDEDTFFEVGQYIPTVFFAWDGHNGDAGRKMAVSAFYYTFMNPPVPQETYIYPVVIAVGVVLLEGWVLTRRANRKKGKTL, from the coding sequence ATGATGGAGAGCGTAACTTATAAGGCCGGGTTCATGACGGCTGCTGCCTTTGGGCTCATTCTAGGCGCCAGCTTCGGAAGCACGGTTGTTTCGGCACAGGGGATGCCGGAAGGATTCAAAAAGGGAGATCTAGCGCCACCCCCTTCCGCTGAAATGATAGAAGCTGGGAAACGAGTGTATTTCACCAAGTGCGTGTGGTGTCACGGTGTAGACGGTGCCGGTGACGGACCTGGTGCCGATCGACTGTGGCCAAGGCCGCGAAACTTCAATCAAGGAACCTTCAAAATCCGGCATACCGCGAGCGGTGAACTTCCCCTGTTTGACGCAAAAAAGCCAGTTGATGGTCAAAACGATCTCTTTGAGACGGTTACACATGGATTGCCTGGCTCTGCCATGCCACCATGGGAAGGTATCCTGACTGAAGAACAGAGACTTCAAGTGCTATCTTTTGTGACGACTGAACTGGTGAAAGATCGTAAATTTACGGATAAAGAATCCGAAACCCAGACCATACTTAACCTTGGCGAGCTCAATCCGAAACAAGCAACTGAAGAAAGTATAAAGCGTGGGGCCGAACTTGTCGTAGAAAAGAAATGTGTTGAATGCCATGGGATGGAAGGACGGGGCGATGGGAATGCCTTCAATCTGAAAGACGATTGGGGTTTTTCTATTCAGCCAGCCGATTGGCACAAGTGTTGGAATTTTCGTGGCAGCCGTCAGGATCCATACAATGTAAGGAACATCTTCCGGACGTTCTCAACCGGCGTCAATGGGACGCCTATGCCATCCTTCGCTGATAATACGTCGGTCGATGAACGATGGGATATCGCTAACTTTGTCAACTCGCTCTGTGAGAGAGATCCGTTGGGCAAACCTCTTCCAATCGATCCACTAACCGATAAGCCTAAAATCAATTTTGTGATTCCGTCTGATCCGGTGGAAGGAGAAATCCCAACAGATATAGCAGCTGAGGCCTGGGAAAAAGCTCCAAAGCGATATGTTGCGATGGGCGGGCAGATTACTCATAAGCCCAGGAACTTTGTGAATCGGATCGACGATATTTGGGTTCGTTCTCTCTACAATGACCAGCACATTGTCTATCTTATAGAATGGGATGATCGGACTAAGAGTGTAGCTGAAGAAAAGCTTCCGTGGGCTCCGACAGAGGTGAATATCGATGTTAAGGAGCAGGACCCAAAGACCGGTGAAGAAGGGTCTATCGCCGCTCATCAAAATAATTACACAGTGTATAACGATGCGATTGCGATCCAGACAGCGGTAAAGTGGAAAGAATTACCCGCTCCAATCAAGCCTCGGTATTTATTTGGAACCAATGACCAATTCCCGGTTGATATTGTGAAGTGGGAAGCCGATGGCTCTCTCCGTGCGTTCTTGGGTACGGGATGGGATCAGGATTTCCAGGAACGTGATAATTACGAAGAGACTATGAAGCTGTTGATGGCTGAATGGAAGAATGGTCGCTGGTATGTGATGATTCAGCGTCCGGTGGGGAATAAGAAGGATCAAGATTATGACGAAGATACCTTCTTTGAAGTGGGACAATATATCCCGACCGTGTTCTTCGCCTGGGATGGGCACAATGGTGATGCAGGGAGAAAGATGGCGGTCTCTGCGTTCTATTACACGTTTATGAATCCACCAGTTCCCCAGGAAACCTATATCTATCCAGTGGTTATTGCCGTTGGTGTCGTGCTCCTGGAAGGATGGGTGTTGACTCGTCGCGCAAACAGGAAGAAGGGGAAGACACTATAG
- a CDS encoding Molybdenum cofactor guanylyltransferase, with the protein MLITDVSGILLAGGKSTRMGEDKRFVCIGGQTLLERGLCAMCALFERVCVVIAQDGLPPTEQVPVFRDVVPDCGSLGGLYTGLREASTSYIFVAACDMPFLNANLVKYMIGLREEADIVVASWKARLQPIHAVYSKRCMAGFEDMIGRQEVKIQEVFQQPSLTVRFVLENEVSQIDPEGRSFININNPADLNAARLLYDDAIPS; encoded by the coding sequence ATGCTGATTACTGATGTGTCAGGTATTTTACTAGCGGGCGGAAAGAGCACCAGGATGGGAGAGGATAAGCGCTTTGTTTGCATCGGCGGCCAGACCCTCCTTGAGCGAGGATTATGCGCGATGTGTGCACTGTTTGAACGCGTGTGTGTCGTGATTGCCCAGGACGGCCTTCCCCCTACGGAACAAGTTCCAGTATTCCGTGATGTGGTGCCAGATTGCGGAAGTCTTGGCGGACTCTATACAGGTCTTCGTGAGGCTTCAACTTCGTACATATTTGTGGCCGCATGTGATATGCCATTTCTCAATGCGAATCTGGTCAAGTACATGATTGGATTAAGAGAGGAGGCAGATATCGTCGTCGCGTCTTGGAAGGCTCGACTCCAACCAATACACGCCGTTTATTCAAAACGATGTATGGCCGGTTTTGAAGACATGATTGGTAGGCAAGAGGTGAAGATTCAGGAGGTATTTCAGCAGCCTTCTCTCACCGTGCGATTCGTGCTGGAAAATGAAGTGAGTCAGATCGACCCGGAAGGACGTTCATTCATCAATATCAATAACCCAGCTGATCTTAATGCAGCTCGGTTGCTGTATGACGACGCTATACCTTCATGA
- a CDS encoding putative Glycosyl transferase, family 9, with product MQLGCCMTTLYLHELGGSEVLQMNRNIVIIHPGALGDVLLAVPAMKKLAARFPQHTIVLIARAPVSRLLAECRVIDEWISIESRLGAELFTRFGCLSIALQSRLTRCDMAVAWTEDTDGSLANVLHEFGISQVRIQSPFSPALNARHQRDRFLETVGETSTDSLGNDGLHIPDHLREKGRAYLQDKGVLPNSSLVLVHPGSGSIHKCLTSEKLAGVLQQLEQRERSPVLLEGPADHDAVEGALRLLSKKPPVLRDIDLTLLAGILGHADLYLGHDSGLTHLAALLGVRTVAVFGPTDHHRWAPYGEHLTMVRGASCVCPSWDAVKKCHEKVCLDLSIEKLLTALNLQTTA from the coding sequence ATGCAGCTCGGTTGCTGTATGACGACGCTATACCTTCATGAACTAGGGGGTAGTGAAGTTCTCCAGATGAACCGAAACATCGTCATCATTCACCCCGGTGCCCTTGGGGATGTGTTGCTTGCTGTCCCGGCGATGAAGAAGCTGGCTGCACGATTCCCTCAGCATACGATCGTGCTGATCGCTCGTGCGCCCGTTAGTCGCTTGTTGGCTGAGTGTCGCGTGATCGATGAATGGATATCCATAGAGTCACGGTTAGGCGCTGAATTGTTTACCAGGTTCGGTTGCCTATCCATAGCGCTGCAATCACGCCTAACACGGTGTGATATGGCTGTCGCATGGACCGAAGATACCGACGGTTCCCTGGCCAATGTTCTTCACGAATTCGGAATATCGCAGGTGCGGATTCAATCGCCATTTTCCCCGGCTCTGAATGCAAGGCATCAGCGTGATCGTTTTCTTGAAACGGTTGGTGAAACAAGCACAGATTCTCTAGGCAATGACGGACTGCACATTCCTGATCATCTCCGTGAGAAGGGTAGGGCATACCTCCAGGACAAGGGAGTGTTGCCGAATTCCTCACTGGTCCTTGTTCATCCAGGGAGTGGAAGTATCCATAAGTGTCTCACGTCTGAGAAATTGGCTGGAGTCCTTCAGCAATTGGAACAGCGAGAGAGGTCTCCCGTTCTGTTAGAGGGACCAGCTGATCACGACGCTGTAGAAGGCGCGCTAAGATTGCTGAGTAAGAAGCCACCGGTTCTTCGAGACATCGACCTCACCCTGCTTGCTGGAATCCTTGGGCACGCAGATCTGTATCTTGGCCATGATTCAGGTCTTACACACCTGGCTGCCCTCTTGGGCGTACGCACGGTTGCGGTATTTGGCCCGACGGACCATCATCGGTGGGCACCCTACGGCGAACACCTGACCATGGTACGCGGGGCATCCTGTGTTTGTCCCTCATGGGACGCAGTGAAAAAATGCCACGAGAAAGTTTGTCTTGACCTTTCAATAGAAAAACTTCTGACCGCATTAAACCTTCAAACAACAGCATAG
- a CDS encoding Arginine--tRNA ligase, with the protein MSLGVVQEKVTTALLGALDGARQKGQLKATAWPALTLDAPKRPEWGDLASTVAMSLASSEQKAPQDIAEIIVENILQRDQIFDRVEIVRPGFLNLTIKPALWQEVLHEVEQQGTRYGQANIGSGRRVLVEYVSANPTGPLHVGHGRGAAVGQAVCRLLAAIGYDVTGEYYINDAGRQMKLLGASVYARYQELSGHAIDFPEDGYHGTYITAVAQQIREQLDRVAGELTPRDLEARGRALAYQELLGLIRDDLKSFGIEFQSWFSEATLLESKAVERALDELKTRELLFEQEGAWWFRSSKYGDEKDRVVRKQDGEFTYLASDIAYHHDKLRRGYEVLVNVFGADHHGYIPRMQAVMQAYGHPKERLQVVLVQLVKLLRGGVEVKMSKRTGEFITMREVIDEVGADAAKFYFLMRDSKTHLEFDLELAKQRSADNPVYYVQYAHARICSLWRVASDRGIARPSAAETDLTVLTDPDELGLIKKLSAYPEVIQASALAFEPHRVTYYLQQLAAQLHTFYNKHRVLPPATDQERDETTPAEIVTSKRTSARLVLMGAVQQVLRNGLEVLGISAPEHM; encoded by the coding sequence GTGTCGTTAGGCGTTGTACAGGAGAAGGTCACGACCGCCTTGCTTGGCGCGCTAGACGGTGCCAGGCAAAAGGGACAGTTGAAGGCAACTGCTTGGCCAGCGCTGACTCTTGATGCACCCAAGCGACCGGAATGGGGTGACTTGGCTTCAACGGTGGCCATGTCCTTGGCATCGTCCGAGCAGAAAGCGCCTCAGGATATCGCAGAGATTATCGTGGAAAACATTTTGCAACGGGATCAGATATTTGACCGTGTGGAAATCGTCCGCCCCGGTTTCTTGAACCTGACGATCAAGCCTGCTCTCTGGCAGGAAGTTCTCCATGAAGTTGAGCAGCAAGGGACCCGGTATGGTCAGGCAAACATAGGAAGCGGTCGTCGAGTATTGGTCGAGTATGTGAGTGCAAATCCGACCGGCCCGTTACACGTCGGACACGGGAGGGGCGCAGCTGTGGGGCAAGCTGTTTGTCGCTTACTGGCGGCGATCGGCTACGATGTTACAGGCGAGTATTATATTAACGACGCCGGGCGACAGATGAAGCTCTTGGGTGCGTCGGTTTATGCTCGTTACCAGGAGTTGTCTGGGCACGCTATCGATTTCCCGGAAGATGGATACCATGGCACCTACATCACCGCCGTCGCTCAACAGATCAGAGAACAGCTGGATCGTGTCGCAGGTGAACTGACTCCTCGTGATCTCGAAGCTCGAGGCAGGGCTTTGGCCTATCAGGAACTGCTTGGGCTCATCCGTGACGATCTCAAGTCATTTGGTATCGAGTTTCAATCCTGGTTCAGCGAAGCCACGCTGCTGGAATCGAAGGCCGTCGAACGGGCTCTCGATGAATTAAAGACTCGTGAACTCTTGTTTGAACAAGAAGGCGCATGGTGGTTTCGGTCATCGAAATACGGCGATGAAAAAGATCGTGTCGTGAGGAAACAGGACGGCGAGTTCACCTATTTGGCTTCTGATATCGCGTATCACCATGACAAGCTCCGGCGTGGGTACGAGGTGCTGGTCAATGTCTTCGGCGCTGATCACCATGGATATATTCCTCGTATGCAAGCCGTGATGCAGGCCTACGGACATCCGAAGGAGCGCCTCCAGGTGGTCCTTGTCCAGTTGGTCAAGCTGCTGCGAGGTGGAGTCGAAGTGAAAATGTCCAAGCGGACCGGAGAGTTCATTACGATGCGGGAAGTCATCGACGAAGTTGGAGCGGATGCTGCGAAGTTCTACTTCTTGATGCGTGATTCCAAGACTCATCTAGAATTCGATTTGGAGTTAGCCAAGCAGCGGTCTGCCGACAATCCGGTGTACTACGTTCAGTATGCGCATGCCAGAATTTGCAGTCTGTGGCGTGTGGCTTCTGATCGGGGAATCGCTCGCCCATCCGCAGCGGAGACAGATCTCACAGTGTTAACAGATCCCGATGAGTTGGGGCTGATCAAGAAACTATCCGCCTACCCGGAGGTCATTCAGGCTAGTGCGTTGGCATTTGAGCCCCATCGTGTGACCTACTATCTCCAGCAATTGGCAGCGCAACTGCATACGTTTTATAACAAACATCGGGTGTTGCCTCCGGCAACAGATCAAGAACGTGATGAAACTACACCTGCTGAAATCGTTACCTCCAAGCGGACTTCGGCGAGACTCGTTCTGATGGGGGCAGTCCAGCAAGTCCTGAGGAATGGGCTTGAGGTGCTCGGCATCTCGGCGCCTGAACACATGTAG
- a CDS encoding tRNA-guanine transglycosylase produces the protein MHYQIDQPDPYCKGRIGLLTTDHAMVETPTFMPVGSLGPVKGLESDDLQKLGFRLILNNAYHLFLRPGHKVVAELGGLHAFTGWPGAILTDSGGFQIFSLAKLCEITDDGVTFQSHIDGSTHFITPEKAIEIEESLGADIIMVLDQCVALPADGQLIQDSVRRTRLWAERCQAARRRTDQALFGIVQGGLDADVRVASARELVALGFEGYAIGGLSVGEGKADMHAMLDVTVPELPEKKPRYLMGVGHPEDLVEGVARGIDLFDCVVPSRHGRTGSLFTTSGRVVIKQAQYADDERPIDPDCGCPVCGRYSRAYLHHLFLVKEMLGARLNTIHNLWYFSDLMRRMREALAEKKFAAFRDEFYHNRNRQDELSGPTNDERESHPQFHGSCHT, from the coding sequence ATGCACTATCAGATCGATCAGCCGGATCCGTATTGCAAGGGCCGTATCGGCCTGTTGACGACCGATCATGCGATGGTTGAAACGCCGACGTTCATGCCGGTAGGCTCCTTGGGACCTGTGAAGGGACTCGAGTCGGATGACCTTCAGAAATTAGGGTTTCGTCTCATCCTCAATAATGCCTATCATCTGTTCTTGCGACCTGGTCACAAGGTTGTCGCTGAATTGGGAGGGCTCCATGCGTTCACTGGTTGGCCGGGTGCCATCCTGACCGACAGCGGAGGGTTTCAGATTTTCAGTTTAGCGAAATTATGCGAGATCACCGATGATGGTGTCACATTTCAGTCACATATCGACGGCTCGACACATTTCATTACGCCGGAAAAAGCTATCGAGATTGAAGAGTCATTGGGGGCCGATATCATCATGGTACTCGATCAGTGCGTCGCACTTCCGGCCGACGGGCAATTGATCCAGGACAGTGTACGGCGGACCAGGCTTTGGGCAGAACGCTGTCAGGCGGCGCGACGAAGGACCGATCAGGCGTTGTTCGGCATTGTCCAAGGCGGATTGGATGCCGACGTACGTGTCGCCTCAGCGAGAGAGTTAGTGGCATTGGGCTTTGAGGGATATGCGATCGGAGGATTGTCGGTAGGGGAAGGAAAAGCCGACATGCACGCCATGCTCGATGTCACGGTTCCGGAGTTGCCGGAGAAAAAGCCTCGCTATCTCATGGGTGTCGGGCATCCTGAAGATCTGGTTGAAGGTGTGGCTCGTGGGATCGATCTCTTCGATTGCGTGGTCCCGTCTCGGCATGGCAGAACGGGCTCGTTGTTTACGACATCAGGTCGGGTGGTCATCAAGCAGGCGCAGTATGCCGATGATGAGCGACCAATTGACCCTGACTGCGGTTGCCCGGTGTGTGGTCGGTACTCGCGAGCCTATTTACACCACTTGTTCTTGGTCAAGGAAATGCTGGGAGCGCGGCTGAACACGATCCACAATCTTTGGTATTTTTCAGATTTGATGCGTCGAATGCGGGAGGCTTTGGCCGAGAAGAAGTTCGCCGCCTTCCGCGACGAATTTTATCATAATCGTAACCGGCAGGATGAGCTGTCAGGTCCCACGAACGATGAGCGGGAATCACACCCTCAGTTTCATGGGAGTTGTCATACCTAG
- a CDS encoding Preprotein translocase, with protein sequence MLSLIPFLLIFIIFYFLLIRPQQKKQKQQQALLDTVKKGDKVVTTSGIWGTITNLGKQTVTLQIADNTKIKMQRENIARLRSEDEDKDKDA encoded by the coding sequence ATGTTGTCGCTGATTCCGTTTCTCCTGATCTTTATCATTTTCTACTTTCTTCTGATCCGTCCACAGCAGAAAAAGCAAAAGCAGCAGCAAGCCTTGTTGGATACGGTGAAAAAAGGGGATAAGGTCGTGACGACGTCCGGAATCTGGGGCACGATCACCAACCTTGGGAAACAGACGGTGACGCTGCAGATTGCGGACAATACGAAGATCAAGATGCAGCGAGAGAATATTGCGCGTCTACGCAGCGAAGACGAAGATAAAGACAAGGACGCGTAG
- a CDS encoding Protein translocase subunit SecD yields MKKVRGRLWLLVLVILASVVSFLPSYQPAYQAMPDWLKEVLPNKGITLGLDLQGGIHMVLEVDEDRAVEIAVDRSVTALQDLVTEKKLAIESTKRTAHDQITILAQDADAKASVEKLIDNFPMFVEKESAGSATTAVWELREAETKRIKDSAINQALETIRNRIDQFGVTEPIVQRQGLKQIVVQLPGVKDPKRAKGLIKETALLEFKMLDEDIRLDLPGRVMRDKEAEVLQEFASKLPEEDQILFERAVDKDTGVEFRMPYVVKKRVMLTGDVLSDARVSIGQFNDPYVSITFDSKGGQEFERITGENVKKRMAVVLDNTIYSAPVIQERISGGRAQITGTFTTQEANDLAIVLRAGALPAPLKIVQDLTVGPSLGQDSIDKGVRATLIAGAMVVIFMVVYYRLSGVIADFALILNLVCLMGALSALTATLTLPGIAGIVLTIGMGVDSNVLIFERIREELRGGKAARSAIDAGYDKALLTIIDSHVTTLITGVALFLFGTGPIKGFAVTLCLGIAINLFTALVGTKVIFDLLYKKQKVEALSI; encoded by the coding sequence ATGAAAAAAGTACGTGGGCGCTTATGGTTGTTGGTGTTAGTGATTCTCGCGTCGGTGGTCTCTTTTCTGCCATCCTATCAACCGGCCTATCAAGCTATGCCCGATTGGTTGAAGGAGGTGCTGCCGAATAAGGGCATCACGCTCGGATTGGATTTGCAGGGTGGCATTCACATGGTCTTGGAGGTTGATGAGGATCGAGCCGTAGAGATTGCGGTAGACCGTTCTGTCACGGCCCTACAGGATCTTGTCACTGAGAAAAAACTCGCGATCGAATCGACAAAACGAACTGCGCACGACCAAATCACTATTCTGGCGCAAGATGCAGATGCGAAAGCGTCGGTCGAAAAGTTGATCGACAACTTTCCCATGTTTGTTGAGAAGGAATCGGCGGGGTCAGCCACGACCGCGGTGTGGGAGCTGCGTGAGGCAGAAACGAAACGGATCAAGGATTCCGCGATCAACCAAGCTCTGGAAACTATTCGCAACAGGATCGATCAGTTCGGCGTGACCGAACCTATCGTACAACGGCAAGGGTTGAAGCAGATCGTCGTTCAGTTGCCGGGCGTGAAGGACCCCAAACGCGCTAAGGGTCTCATTAAAGAAACGGCGTTGCTTGAATTCAAAATGCTGGACGAAGATATCCGACTCGATCTGCCGGGGCGTGTGATGAGGGACAAGGAGGCTGAGGTGCTCCAGGAGTTCGCGAGCAAACTGCCTGAAGAGGACCAAATCTTGTTCGAGCGGGCGGTCGATAAAGATACCGGTGTCGAGTTTCGTATGCCCTACGTCGTCAAAAAACGGGTCATGCTGACCGGAGACGTGTTGAGCGATGCGCGGGTGTCCATCGGCCAATTCAATGATCCGTACGTGTCCATCACGTTCGATTCAAAGGGCGGGCAGGAATTCGAACGGATTACGGGAGAGAACGTCAAAAAGCGCATGGCAGTCGTCCTTGATAACACGATCTACTCAGCACCGGTCATCCAGGAGCGTATTTCGGGAGGGCGAGCTCAGATTACCGGGACCTTCACGACGCAGGAAGCCAACGACTTGGCGATCGTGCTGCGGGCCGGTGCGCTACCGGCGCCTCTCAAGATCGTGCAGGATCTTACAGTTGGTCCTTCGCTAGGACAGGATTCTATCGATAAGGGGGTCAGAGCGACATTGATTGCCGGAGCCATGGTAGTCATTTTCATGGTCGTCTATTACCGGCTGTCCGGTGTGATTGCGGACTTCGCCCTGATCTTGAACTTGGTGTGTCTGATGGGGGCCTTGTCCGCCTTGACAGCGACGTTGACCCTACCTGGGATCGCCGGCATCGTGCTGACGATTGGGATGGGTGTGGATTCGAACGTGCTGATTTTTGAGCGTATCCGTGAGGAACTTCGAGGGGGAAAGGCCGCACGATCGGCGATCGATGCGGGATATGACAAGGCATTATTGACGATCATCGACTCGCACGTGACCACGCTGATCACGGGGGTGGCTCTATTCCTCTTCGGGACCGGACCTATCAAGGGGTTTGCCGTAACCTTGTGCCTGGGCATTGCGATCAACCTTTTCACGGCCTTGGTCGGTACGAAAGTCATCTTTGATCTCTTGTACAAGAAACAAAAGGTGGAAGCGCTGAGCATCTAG